A genomic window from Silene latifolia isolate original U9 population chromosome Y, ASM4854445v1, whole genome shotgun sequence includes:
- the LOC141632968 gene encoding uncharacterized protein LOC141632968 codes for MGVPSSEETNAGVSEHLHPVRWISNSRDRGYNNYRTPNIGYGGGARSRANIGEVIFHCDLMEFPLGGFEVILGMDWLGKYKAFIDCYQNKISLRGPKGVRVTYKGYMVKPKVKFISVNTLKSSLRKGDQLILCQMWDRESKTPRISDIPVVRDFEGVFPGEIPGLPPKRNVDFSIDLKPRAGPISKPPYRMGPKEMEELKKQFDELAEKGYIRPSVSPWGAPVFFVKKKDGSLRLCEDYRELNNVTIKNRYPLPRIDDLFDQFSGAGVFSKIDLRSGYNQLRIKNEDIPNNAFRTRYGHYDPYLDKFVVVFIDDILVYSKNEEEHEEHLRIVLRTLAENQLYAKLRKANVVADALSRKSIHALISARSRVRMLGELRKMGIYMIRRDGSLRFGQRWCVPANEELKKKILTEAHATPYSVHPGGDKLYKDLKKTFWWPNMKKEVAEFVSRCLTCQRVKGEHKRPQGKVRPLDVPEWKCESISMNFIVGLPRTQRGNNMIWISSPKRDSVFLSKFGENASLMGTQLKMSTAFHPATDGQVERTIQTLEDMLRACVLEFGGSWEDRLGSPVRWDDRFDAVVLGPEMIQEMVEQVQIIRQKMRASQDRQKSYANTRRSEISLEVGEKLRRYLSDPSHVLRPEVIEVDEQLSYLETPKEILDRKVRKTRNGETALVKVLWTNHNVEEATWETEASMRESYPHLFA; via the exons ATGGGAGTGCCAAGTTCGGAGGAAACCAATGCTGGGGTTTCCGAACACCTACATCCGGTTCGGTGGATCTCGAACAGCAGGGATCGAGGGTACAACAACTACCGTACTCCTAACATCGGCTATGGAGGAGGTGCCCGATCTAGAGCAAAT ATTGGGGAGGTTATCTTTCACTGTGACCTTATGGAGTTTCCATTGGGTGGTTTCGAGGTGATtctagggatggattggttggggaaGTACAAAGCTTTCATTGACTGTTACCAAAACAAAATATCTTTGCGAGGACCTAAGGGAGTCAGAGTAACCTACAAGGGATacatggtcaaacccaaagtcaaatttATTTCTGTAAATACCCTAAAATCGAGTCTGAGGAAGGGAGACCAGTTGATATTGTGTCAGATGTGGGATAGAGAGTCTAAGACCCCTAGGATTTCTGACATACCTGTGGTGAGAGACTTTGAGGGGGTATTTCCGGGAGAGATTCCTGGGCTACCACCTAAGCGCAACGTTgacttttccattgatctaaAGCCGAGAGCTGGACCTATTTCTAAACCACCATACCGTATGGGACCGAAAgagatggaggaattgaagaagcaATTTGATGAATTGGCTGAGAAGGGTTATATTCGACCCAGTGtttcaccgtggggagcacctgTCTTTTTTGTCAAGAAAAAGGATGGAAGTTTGAGGCTGTGTGAGGATTACCGAGAGTTGAATAATGTGACTATCAAGAACCGATATCcattgccaaggatcgatgatttgtttgaccaatTCAGTGGGGCTGGAGTGTTCtcgaagattgatctgaggtcgggttatAACCAACTGAGGATAAAGAACGAAGATATTCCTAATAATGCATTCAGAACTAGATATggacactatga TCCTTATCTtgacaagttcgtggttgtattCATTGATGATATACTGGtttactccaagaatgaggaagAGCACGAGGAACATCTGAGGATAGTGTTGAGGACTTTGGCAGAGAATCAGTTGTATGCCAAATTga ggaaggcgaatgtcgtagctgatgctttgagtcggAAGTCTATCCATGCCCTGATCAGTGCCAGATCCAGGGTGAGGATGCTTGGTGAGCTAAGGAAGATGGGGATTTACATGATCCGACGAG atgggagcttgaggtttggACAGAGGTGGTGTGTGCCAGCTAATGAGGAACTGAAGAAGAAAATTCTTACTGAGGCACATGCTACTCCTTATTCTGTACATCCTGGAGGGGATAAGTTATACAAGGATCTCAAGAAGACATtctggtggcctaatatgaagaaggaAGTCGCTGAGTTCGtgtctcgatgtttgacatgccagagggtGAAGGGTGAGCACAAGAGACCACAGGGGAAAGTTCGGCCGCTAGatgtgccagagtggaagtgCGAGAGTATATCCATGAACTTCATCGTCGGGTTGCCTCGGACTCAaagaggtaacaacatgatttgg ATATCGTCTCCCAAACGAGATTCCGTGTTTCTATCCAAGTTCGGCGAGAATGCATCATTGATGGGTACTCAACTGAAGATGAGTACCGCTTTCCATCCTGCTACTGACGGTCAGGtagagaggactattcagaccctcgaggacatgttgagagcttgtgttctAGAGTTTGGCGGATCTTGGGAAGACAGACTGgg GAGTCCTGTGCGTTGGGATGATCGATTTGACGCTGTCGTTTTGGGGCCAGAGATGattcaggagatggttgaacaggtacAAATTAtcaggcaaaagatgagagcttcTCAGGACAGACAGAAGAGCTATGCTAACACTAGAAGAAGTGAAATTTCTTTAGAGGTGGGAGAGAAG TTGCGGAGGTACTTgagcgatccatcacatgtgttgagACCTGAGGTGATCGAGGTGGATGAGCAGTTGTCCTATCTGGAGACACCTAAGGAGATTTTGgacaggaaagtgaggaagaccaGGAATGGAGAGACAGCTTTGGTGAAAGTCTTGTGGACTAACCAcaatgttgaggaagctacatgggagactGAGGCTTCCATGAGGGAAAGCTATCCACACCTGTTTGCATGA